The window CAGATGGCGACCAGATACAGTTCGCGGCAAAGTCGGATCGCCTGCTCGGCGGGCCCGCCGGCGCCCAGTTGCTGGCATTCCGCCAGACCGCTTTCGTTATCGGCCTTCGCGTTTCCCGTCGCCCTGATGCTTTCCAGCCAGGCGCGGATCAGGGCGTGGTTGTCGCTCAACGGCTGGGAAAACGAAAAACACACATCGAAAATCCGTTGATCCTGAAACAGCGTGGTCGCGACCCATTGCCGGCCGGTGGCCGGCGAAACGTATTCGCGACCGATCGCGGTCAACGGGCCGCGCGACCATTTCCACAGATGGGACATCCGCCCGCCGCCGCTCTCGGCGATCATTTCGGCCTGAATCTGCCGCCGGCCGATCCAATCCAGCAGGCGCCAGGCCGCGATCCGCGTTTTCAGGGACGGTTGGCGAGTGGTGCGCAGCACCTGCAGCACTTGCGCCGGCGACCAATCCTCATTGAGCAACCAGGAACCGGGAAACGGCGCCAACATGCGCAACCGTTCTTTTAGAGGTTGAGGAAAAAACGCGACGCGCGCTTCGGACGGCGATCCGGTCGCCTGATAATAAACGGTCAATTCCCCCGGCAAAACGCGGGAAATTTCGTAACCGCCGGCCTGAAAAGGGACCGCCAGCGTCACTCCCGGCAGCGAGAGGGTCGAAAAATGAAGCACTTGCGGCGGCGGAAACGACGGGTTGGTCTGCAATTTGACGATCGGCCCGGCGGCGGGCAGACCGGACACCGACCAGGCCCAGAAATTTAGCCCGATGCCGCCGATGAGCAGCAAAGCCGCCAAGGTAACAAAGAGCCAGCGAAATCGTATCTTCGTGATCCGATTCGATTGCCCGGTGAATTTCATTGCCACTCATCGGGTTTGCCGTCACCGTCGGTGTCGGTGCCGCTGCGGGCGAATTTACCTTCCGCGGTAAAGGACTGGAACGAATCGTAGATTCCGTCGGCGTTGGAATCGAGTTGAATCCACCGCGTCGTGCCGTCCAGGTTGAACAAGGTTTCCTTGTCGAAAAGCCCGTCGCCGTTGGTGTCTTCCTCCAAGGAGACGCGAATCCCTTCGCCGTTGAGCGATTCGATTTTCTCGATGACGCCATCGCCGTCGCTGTCGTAGCGGCGTTGAAAGATTTGCCGCGAACCCCGGTAAACGAGATACAGATCCAGGTAGCCGTTTTGCTTGGTGTCCGATCCTTCCATCAACAGGCGACCGGTCGCATCGTATCGCTCGTAGGCGTCGAATAAACCGTCGCCCGTGCGATCGCTCCAACTTTCCGACAACTGACCCTTGACGTTGAAGAATTCGATCTTGGACACCAGGTTGGGATTGGGGTTCGCGTAATGGTACGCAATGCGCACCGCGTCGTTCCGGCCGAAGATCTGCACTTGATCGACCCGGCCGTCGGCGTTCGTGTCCAAGCGGGCCAGGCGCGGCCGGCCGTTCACGTCGAGCAGGACGATTTTTTCCATCACCTTGTCGTGATTTTCATCGAACCGGCGTTCCACGACCTTGCCGTCGGCGCCGTAAATATCCCAGAGATCGGTTTTCCCGTCGCCGTTGGCGTCGATGGGTTTGGCTTCGCCCGGTTTTATTTTTTCGACTTTGGCTTCGCCGGTGAACCGGCCGATCGCCGCGTAGAAAATCGCCACCACGGCGATCAGCAACGCCACGATGATCGGCGCGATATAAGCGGCCTTCGGCGAGCGCGCCTCGGTCGGCGCTTCGCCGGCTTCCTTTTTCTTGGCGATGACCCGGCGAATCGCGGCGTTTTTTCGGGTCGACATGCCGCACTCGGGGCAGATCTGCTCTTTCAAAGCGACCGTTTTACCGCAACTCGCGCAGGTTTTCGTGAAGAGCTGACCACAGGCATCGCAGCGGTCGTAACTGTAGTTTTTCGTCCCGCAATTCGGGCAGTTGATGCCTTTCAGGATGGGGGTCGATCGCGTGGGCCCGGGGGATAAAAGAGCGCCGCAAAAGGTGCACTGAGTGCTGTCGAACGGAATTTCGTTCTGACAGAGCGGGCAAACAATTAAGTAATCCTTCATTGCGCTCCCGATCGGTTCAAAAACCAGCTAACAGGATTTTGCCGAAAAATCAAGACGTTTTCGGCAAATCGAGGCTTCGGGATGCGGCCGGGCGAACCCTCGCCCGAAAAAAAAGCCCGGGATCGCGAGATCCCGGGCCGGTGAGGATCAATCGGTGATCGGTTAGAAGATCACGTCGAACGGGCTGGTGTCGCAAGTCTTGAAGTAGTCGGCGATGACCTGCGCTTCGGGCAAAATGTTGTTGACGAACCAGATGGCCGTCTGAATCTTGTTGTGGAGGTAGCGAGCTTCCTCGTTTTCCTTCACCAAGGCCTTTTGCTTCGCCGCGTCGCCCGCCGCGCCCTTTTCCTCGTACAGCTTGTTGAGCAGTTCGCTGGCTTTCACCGCCATCTCGAGGTGCAGGTGCGAGAGCAGGATGTGACCGAACATGTCGAGGAACGGCCGCGCCTGGAGAATCGGGATCAGCTTCTCTTTGAAGCTTTCCTTCTTCATGAAGCCGCCGAGGCTCATCACGGTCATCGCCAGGGTTTCCTGGGATTTCTGCAGCTTTTTGACGTAGGCGCCGAGCGCGTGGCCGGCGTTTTTCTGGCAGAAACCGGCCAGTTCCTGCATGTAGGTCATGAACAGGGTGCCGCTCTTCATGGTCAGTTTGCGGCCCAAGAGATCCATCGCCTGAATGCCGTTGGTGCCTTCGTAGATCGAGGTGATCTTGGTGTCGCGGGCGTACTGTTCGACCGGATACTCGGAGCAGTAGCCGTAGCCGCCGTACACCTGGATCGCCTGCTCGGTGACGTCGTAGGCCCAATCGGAGCAATAAGCTTTGCAGATCGGGACGAACAGCTCGACCAGGCCGTGGTAACGGTCTTTGTCCGAGCCTTCGGAGACCTTGGAAAGGTCATCGTAGTAAGCCGTTTTGGCCAACAGGGCGCGGAAGCCTTCGGAGAAGGCCTTGCAGAACATCAGCATCCGGCGGATGTCCGGGTGTTCGACGATCGGGACGCCCGGCGCGTCGTGCTGGGCCATGTCTTTCACGTGACGGAACTGGACGCGCTCTTTCGCGTAATTCAGGGCGTTGAGCCAGGCGGTGTTGGCCACCGCGGCCGCCTGCAGACCGACGTACAACCG is drawn from Myxococcales bacterium and contains these coding sequences:
- a CDS encoding acyl-CoA dehydrogenase, which translates into the protein MGHYLVDERDIRFVLQDYLNVGELGKYPKFQEAGFDWDTAWQMVQTALKIAQDVIAPLNEIGDKNGVKFENGHVYVPAGFKEAYDTFVENGFLTLSANPEWGGMGWPATINMIFMEFFCGACTAFTMYPELSIGAARMFDHFASDELKNKYLPKMFTGEWAGTMCLTEPGAGSDVGAVKTSAKRNPDGTFNVTGTKIFISSGDHNMCENIIHPVLARIDGAPGGVKGISLLLVPKFLVNDDGSIGEFNDVTTGGIEHKMGIKGSATCTLNFGENGKCKGWLVGEENCGIQYMFMMMNEARLYVGLQAAAVANTAWLNALNYAKERVQFRHVKDMAQHDAPGVPIVEHPDIRRMLMFCKAFSEGFRALLAKTAYYDDLSKVSEGSDKDRYHGLVELFVPICKAYCSDWAYDVTEQAIQVYGGYGYCSEYPVEQYARDTKITSIYEGTNGIQAMDLLGRKLTMKSGTLFMTYMQELAGFCQKNAGHALGAYVKKLQKSQETLAMTVMSLGGFMKKESFKEKLIPILQARPFLDMFGHILLSHLHLEMAVKASELLNKLYEEKGAAGDAAKQKALVKENEEARYLHNKIQTAIWFVNNILPEAQVIADYFKTCDTSPFDVIF
- a CDS encoding zinc ribbon domain-containing protein is translated as MKDYLIVCPLCQNEIPFDSTQCTFCGALLSPGPTRSTPILKGINCPNCGTKNYSYDRCDACGQLFTKTCASCGKTVALKEQICPECGMSTRKNAAIRRVIAKKKEAGEAPTEARSPKAAYIAPIIVALLIAVVAIFYAAIGRFTGEAKVEKIKPGEAKPIDANGDGKTDLWDIYGADGKVVERRFDENHDKVMEKIVLLDVNGRPRLARLDTNADGRVDQVQIFGRNDAVRIAYHYANPNPNLVSKIEFFNVKGQLSESWSDRTGDGLFDAYERYDATGRLLMEGSDTKQNGYLDLYLVYRGSRQIFQRRYDSDGDGVIEKIESLNGEGIRVSLEEDTNGDGLFDKETLFNLDGTTRWIQLDSNADGIYDSFQSFTAEGKFARSGTDTDGDGKPDEWQ